A stretch of the Lolium perenne isolate Kyuss_39 chromosome 3, Kyuss_2.0, whole genome shotgun sequence genome encodes the following:
- the LOC127343077 gene encoding cinnamoyl-CoA reductase-like SNL6 — protein sequence MGVLRSTHSMQAEVEEMRAALLHGGGAAGWQPSAGDPGAVKRAASGQEGDAGARTVCVTGGISFVGFAVVDRLLRHGYTVRLALETQEDLDKLREMEMFGEDGSDGVWTVMANVMEPESLHRAFDGCAGVFHTSAFVDPGGMSGYTKHMATLEAQAAERVIEACVRTESVRKCVFTSSLLACVWRQSYPHDRRGPSIIDENSWSDETFCRDNKLWFALGKTAAEKAAWRAARGRDLKLVTVCPALVTGPGFRRRNSTASIAYLKGCRAMLAEGVVATANVETVAEAHLRAYEAMGGNAAGGRYICYDRVIRRAEEFAELERQLGMPSRAAPTQSVDDRPARFELCNRKLGRLMSSRRRCTYEDYYPVRFE from the exons ATGGGCGTCCTGCGGAGCACGCACAGCATGCAGGCCGAGGTGGAGGAGATGCGCGCCGCGCTGCTCCAcgggggcggcgcggccgggTGGCAGCCCTCCGCCGGCGACCCGGGCGCCGTCAAGCGCGCGGCCAGCGGCCAGGAGGGCGACGCGGGCGCGCGCACCGTGTGCGTGACCGGCGGCATATCGTTCGTcggcttcgccgtcgtcgaccgcctcctccgccacggcTACACCGTGCGCCTCGCCCTCGAGACACAAG AGGACCTCGACAAGCTGAGGGAGATGGAGATGTtcggcgaggacggcagtgacgGGGTGTGGACGGTGATGGCGAACGTGATGGAACCCGAGAGCTTGCACCGGGCATTCGACGGCTGCGCTGGCGTGTTCCACACCTCGGCTTTCGTGGACCCGGGGGGCATGTCCGGCTACACG AAACACATGGCGACCTTGGAAGCCCAAGCGGCAGAGCGGGTGATCGAAGCGTGCGTTAGGACGGAGTCCGTCAGGAAGTGCGTCTTCACCTCGTCCTTGCTAGCATGCGTCTGGCGGCAAAGCTACCCTCATGACAGGCGAGGTCCTAGCATCATCGACGAGAACTCCTGGAGCGACGAGACCTTCTGCCGCGACAATAAG TTGTGGTTCGCGCTTGGCAAGACGGCAGCTGAGAAGGCGGCCTGGAGGGCAGCCCGAGGAAGAGACCTCAAGCTCGTCACCGTCTGCCCCGCGCTGGTCACCGGACCGGGATTCCGCCGACGCAACTCTACCGCATCCATCGCATACCTCAAAG GTTGTCgtgcaatgctggccgaaggcgtCGTAGCGACGGCGAACGTCGAGACCGTCGCCGAGGCCCACCTCCGGGCGTACGAGGCGATGGGTGGCAACGCGGCCGGCGGGCGGTATATCTGCTACGACCGCGTGATCCGGAGAGCCGAGGAGTTCGCCGAGCTAGAGCGGCAGCTGGGGATGCCGAGCAGAGCAGCACCCACGCAGAGCGTCGACGACCGGCCGGCGAGGTTCGAGCTCTGCAATCGGAAGTTGGGGAGACTCATGTCGTCCAGGAGGAGGTGCACGTACGAGGACTATTACCCTGTGAGGTTCGAGTAG